The genomic DNA CTCCGAGGGCACCGCAGGCCGCCGCCCGCCCGGCCCCGCCGCAAGGGGTTCACAGCCGCCGACCCGATGGGCGCGCTCGCGATCCTCTCCGTCGTCGCGGTCGTGGCCCTGTGGGTCATGAACCAGGGCGGCCCGATCGGCCTCACCACCTCGGACCGGGCGACGGGCTCCCTCGGCCTGCTCGCCGGACTGCTGGCCTCCGACCTGATGATCCTCCAGGTCCTCCTCCTCGCCCGGATCCCCTGGGTCGAACGCTCCTGGGGCCACGACCTGCTCACCCGCCGCCACCGCCTGCTCGGCTTCGCCTCGTTCTGGCTGATGACGGCCCACGTCGCCCTCTTCGCCGTCGAACGCACGGTCCGCGAACCGACGGCGACACCGGCCGCGCTGGTACGGCTGTTCCTCACCGACCCGTGGATGCTGTGCGCGACCGCCGGCACCCTCGCACTGATCATGGTCGTCGTCACCTCCGTCCGCGCGGCCCGCCGCCGACTGCGCTACGAGTCCTGGCACCTGCTGCACCTGTACTCCTACGCCGGTATCGCGGCCACCTTCCCGCACACCTTCACCGACGGCGCCGACTTCCACGAGACCTGGACCCGCGTCTACTGGTGGTGCCTGTACGGCATCGCATTCGCCGCCACCCTCGCCTACCGCGTCGCCCTCCCCGCCTGGCGCTCCCTCCACCACCGCCTGCGCGTGGAGTCCGTGGTCACCGAGGCGCCCGGCACGGTCTCGATCACGCTCACGGGCCACCGCCTGGACCGGATGCGCACGGCCTCCGGCCAGTTCTTCGTCTGGCGCTTCCTCGACGGCCCCGGCTGGTCCCGCGGCAACCCCTACACCCTCTCCGCCGCCCCCACCCCCGACCGGCTGCGCATCACCATCAAGTCCGCGGGCGACGGCAGCGAACGCGCCGCCCGCCTCACCCCCGGCACCCGCGCCCTGATCGAGGGCCCCTACGGCACCCTCACCGCCCGCCGCCGCACCCAGCCCGGCCTGCTCCTGATGGCCGCCGGAATCGGCATCACCCCCATGCGGGCCCTGCTCGAAGACGCCCCTTACGCCCCGGGCGAAGCGACCCTCGTCTATCGCTACGGCGCCGACGAGCACGCCGTGTTCGCCGACGAACTCCGCGCCATCGCCGCCGACCGAGGCGTCGAACTGATCCTCCTCCCGGGCCCGCGCCGCGCCGACACCTCATGGCAGGCGGCAGGTCCCGTCCACCTCGACGACGACGTCCAGGTCCTCGAGCAACTGGTCCCCGACATCGCCCACCGGGACGTCTACGTCTGCGGCCCGCCCACCTGGATCACCGCCGTCCGCGAGGCCGCACGCGGTGCGGGCGCGCATCGCGACAGCATCCACACCGAAGAGTTCGCCTGGTAGCAGCACAGGCACAGGTACCAGGACCGGCACCAGCCCCCCGTCCCGTCGACAGGAGCACCCCCATGCGCCGCATCACCCTCTGGTTCACCGCCACCCTCGCCGTGGCCGCACTCCTCCTCGCCTTCCAGCTCAACGCCTCCGGCGCGACCGGCAAGTCCGGGGACGGCGGCGACCACATGCCGCCCGCGTCCACGTCCACCGCCGCCACCTCCACCGCCTCGGCCAAGCCCGGGGACGACAGCCCCGGCGACGGCGAACACGTCGGAAAGCCCGGCGAGAACAAGTAGTTCCCCGTGAGTGTCGAGGCCGCCGCCGTCACCGGTCCGGCAGCCACCCCAACGCCCGCGATATCCCCCGCGCCGCGAGCCGCACCGCAGGGACCAACGCCGGTATCTGCGCGTCGACTTGAGGCACCACCACCGACACCGCGGCCACCACCGCACCGCCCGGCCCGCGCACCGGAGCCGCCACCGACAGCGCGTCGTCCGTGATCTGACGGCTGCTCACCGCGACGCCGGTGCGCCGGACTTCGGCCAGCACCCGGCGCAGTCGTACCGGATCGGTGATCGTGTACGGCGTGAAGGACGCCAACGGCCCGGCGCAGTAGGCCTCTTGGAAGTCCGGGGCGCCGTGGGCCAGCAGGGTGAGGCCCACGCCCGTGGCGTGCAGCGGCCAGCGGGCGCCCACCCGGATGTGCACGCCGACCGCCGAACGCCCCGAGATCCACTCGGTGTAGACGACCTCCGTGCCGTCCCGCACCGCCAACTGCACGTTCTCGTGCGTCGATTCGTACAGGTCCTCCAGGTAGGGCAGGGCGAGTTGGCGCAGCGCGAGGCCGCGGGGCGCGAGTGCCGCGATCTCCCACAGCCGTAGGCCCACGTGGTAGACGCCCGACGCGTCCCGCTCCAGCGCGCCCCACTCGGTGAGGGCGCCCGCGAGACGGTGGGCGGTGGTCAGGGTGAGGCCGGCCCGGCGGCTGATGTCGGACAGGGACAGGGCCGTGTGCGCGTGGTCGAAGGCGGCGAGCACGGCGAGCAGCCGATCGGGCGCGGACCGCGTGGCGGGCGCCGGACGGGCCGTGGTCGTGGACCGATCGGTGGTCGTGGACCGATCGGTGGTCGCGGACCGGGTGGTCGACGCGGACCGGGTGGTCGTCACGGACCCCGTACTGGTCACGGACCCTGTATTGGTCAGGGACTCCGTATTCGTCACGGACCGGGTGGTCGTCATGGCCGGGCCTCCGTCCGGTGTCAGGTCAGTCCGTCCTCGGCGACCCGTTGCAGCAGCGCGTGCAGGGTCTCCCGCTCGGTCGCGTCGAGCGGGCCCAGCAGTTCGTTCGTGACGCGCAGGCCCGCCTCGTCGGTGTCGCGCAGGAAACCGCGGCCGTCCGCCGTCAGGACCACGATGCGGCTGCGCCGGTCGTCGGGGGAAGGGCGGCGCTCGGCGAATCCCACCTTCTCCAGGTCGTCGACCAGACCGACGATCGCGCTCGGGTCGTAGCCGAGGCTGGTGCTCAGCTCGCGCTGGAGGGCGCCCTCGGACGTGGCCAGGAAGCGGAGCAGCGCGTAGTGGCGCAGGCGCAGGCCCGACTCCTGGAGGAACGTGTTGAAGAGCTGACCGGAACGCAGCCCCAGCCGGTACATGAGGTAGCCCGTGTCCGCGTGCAGCCCGCGCATCCACGGCTCGTGCGCGTCGATCGGAGGGTTCGCGGCGTGCGGCTGACGGGCGATGGCGGGCTCCCTGGGTCGAGGCCCCGGGCGGGGCGTGCGGTGGTTCGGGGCCAGTGTGACGCACATGGTCCATCGGCAACAACTATTGACGTCAACAATTATTGCTCTTAGCTTCGATCTCGAAGCCGCACCGGTGCCGTTCGCAGTCTTCGCAGTCCTCGTGGACTTCGCGGTCACGGTCCCGGTGTGTCGTACCGCAGCCTCGTCTTGTGAAGGGACCGCTCGTGCCCAGCATCGATCTGACCGGCAAGGTCGCCGTCGTCACCGGCAGCGGCCGGGGCCTCGGCCTCGCCTACGCGCACGCCCTGGCCGCCCACGGCGCGTCCGTGGTCGTCAACGACATCGACGACGCGGTGGCCGAGCAGGCCGTGAAGGCCATCACCGAGGCGGGCGGCACCGCCGTCGCCGAGGTGGTCCCGGTCGGTACGACCGAGGCCGCCGAGCGGCTGGTGAACCGGGCCGTCGAGGAGTTCGGACGGCTCGACATCCTGGTCACCAACGCCGGCATCCTGCGCGACAAGGTGCTGTGGAAGATGACCGACGAGGACTTCGACGCGGTGATCACCACCCACCTCAGGGGCACCTTCACCTGCGCCCGCGCCGCCGCCGTACGGATGCGCGAGCAGGGCGAGGGCGGCAGCCTGATCCTGGTCGGCTCGCCGGCCGGCCAGCGCGGCAACTTCGGCCAGACGAACTACTCGGCGGCGAAGGCGGGGATCGCGGCCTTCGCCCGTACCTGGTCGATGGAACTGGGCCGCGCCGGCATCACCGTCAACGCGATCGTCCCGGTCGCCGCGACCGCGATGACCGAGACGATCCCCGCGTTCGCCCCGTACATCGAGGCCATGCGGAGCGGCGACCCGTTGCCCGACTTCCTCCGCAAGGGCGAGGGCTTCGGCACCCCCGAGGACTGCGCCGCCCTCGTCCCCTTCCTCGCCTCCGGGGCCGCGCGCTCCATCACCGGCCAGGCCATCGGCATCGGCGGCGACAAGGTGGCACTCTGGTCCCACCCGCAGGAGATCAGCGCCGCCTACGCCGACGGCGGCTGGACCCCCGACACCCTGGCCGACGCGTTCCCCACCTCGGTCGGCGCCGAACTCCAGTCGGTCGGCATCCCCGCACCGAAGCTGCCGGAGGCGTGATGGACCTGAGTGACCTCGTCGCGATCGACGTCCACACCCACGCGGAGGTGTCCTCCAAGGGCCACTCCTCCCTGGACGACGACCTCCACGACGCCTCCTCGGCCTACTTCAAGGTCGAGGGCAAGCGGAAACCGACCCTGGAGGAGACCGCCGCGTACTACCGCGAACGGAAGATGGCCGCCGTCATCTTCACGGTCGACGCCGAGTCCGCGACCGGCACCGAACCCGTCCCGAACGAGGAGGTCGCCGAGGCCGCCGGCGCCAACGCGGACGTGCTCATCCCCTTCGCGTCCATCGACCCGTTCCGGGGCCGAGCGGGCGTGAAGCAGGCCCGGCGGCTGGTCGAGGAGTACGGGGTCAAGGGCTTCAAGTTCCACCCCAACATCCAGGGCTTCTTCCCCAACGACCGGGCCGTGGCCTACGACCTGTACGAGGTCATCGAGGAGACGGGCACCATCGCCCTCTTCCACACGGGCCAGACCGGTATCGGCGCGGGAGTGCCGGGCGGGGGCGGCATCCGCCTCAAGTACTCCAACCCCCTGCACGTGGACGACGTCGCCGCCGACTTTCCCCACCTCAAGATCATCCTGGCGCACCCGTCCTTCCCCTGGCAGGACGAGGCCCTCGCCGTCGCCACGCACAAACCGGGCGTCCACATCGACCTGTCCGGCTGGTCGCCGAAGTACTTCCCGCCGCAACTGGTGCAGTACGCCAACACCCTCCTCAAGGACAAGGTCCTCTTCGGCTCCGACTACCCCGTCCTCACCCCGGACCGCTGGCTCGCCGACTTCGAGAAACTGCCGATCAAGGACGAGGTCAAGCCGAAGATCCTCAAGGAGAACGCCGCCCGCCTCCTCGGACTGACGTAAGGGGCCCCGGATGCGCAACGAGGGACTGGGCTCCTGGCCCGCACGCCGAGCCCGCAAGACCCCACACCGCACGGCTTTGGTCTACGGCGGATCGTCTGCGGTCGGCGGTGGATCGTCGACGGTTGCCGGTGGTTCGTCGGCCGGTCACGGTACTTCGTCGACAGTCGCCGGTGGTTCGTCGACGGACCGCGGTAGTTCGCCGACGGGCGGCAGCGGACCGTCGACGGGCAGCGGCGGTTTGTCGACAGACGACAGCGGACGGTTGGCGGAGCGCGGTATTTCGTCGACGGAAGTCAGTAGTTCGTCGACAGCCCACACCGGTTCGTCGATGGACTACGGCACCTTGCACACACGCACCACTCGCCTCGCCCACGCCCTACGCGCCCGTGGCCTCCGCCGCGGCGACCGCATCGCCTACCTCGGCCCCAACCACCCCTCCTACCTGGAGACCCTGTTCGCGGCCGGCATCCTCGGCGCGGTCTTCGTCCCCCTCAACACCCGCCTCGTCGGCCCCGAGATCGCCCACCAACTCACCGACTCCGGCGCCAGGATCCTCGTCTACGGCCCGACGCACGCCGGTCTCGTCGCCGGACTGCCGGGCAGCACCGACGTACGGGTCTACATCGAAGTCGGCCCGGAATACGAGGAGTTGATCGACGCCGCCGCCACCGAGCCGATCGACGAGCCCGTGACGGCCGACGACACCTGCATCATCATGTACACCTCGGGCACGACCGGCCGCCCCAAGGGCGCCATGCTCACCCACGGCAACCTGGCCTGGAACGCGATCAACGTCCTCGTCGACACCGATCTGATCGCCGACGAACGGGCCCTGGTCTCCGCCCCGTTGTTCCACACGGCCGGCCTGAACATGCTCACCCTGCCGGTCCTGCTCAAGGGCGGCACCTGCGTCCTGGTCGAGGCCTTCGACCCGGCGGCCACCTTCGACCTCATCGAACGGCACCGGATCACCTTCATGTTCGGGGTCCCGACGATGTTCGACCAACTGGCCCGGCACCCCCGCTGGCCCGACGCCGACCTGTCCTCGCTGCGCATCCTCACCTGTGGCGGCTCCCCGGTCCCGTCCCCGCTGATCGCCGCGTACCAGAAGCGCGGGCTGACCTTCCTCCAGGGCTACGGCATGACGGAGGCATCGCCCGGAACCCTGTTCCTGGACGCCGAACACGCGGTGAGCAAGGCGGGCTCGGCGGGCGTCCCGCACTTCTTCAGCGACGTACGGGTCGTACGGCCGGACCTCACCCCCGCCGACGTCGGCGAGACCGGCGAGGTCGTGGTGCGTGGGCCCCATGTCATGCCCGGTTATTGGGGGTTGCCCGAGGAGACGGCCGCGGTCTTCGCCGACGGCTGGTTCCGCAGCGGGGACGCGGCACGGACCGACGAGGACGGGTACGTGTACATCGTCGACCGTATGAAGGACATGATCATCTCCGGTGGGGAGAACATCTATCCCGCCGAGATCGAGGACCTGCTCCTCGCCCATCCCGACATCGTCGAGTGCGCGGTCATCGGTGTCCCGGACGACAAGTGGGGCGAGGTGCCGCGCGCGGTCGTCGTGCCCCGCGAGGGTGCCACGCCGGACCCCGACGAGGTGCTCGCGTCGCTGGCCGGCCGGCTCGCCAAGTACAAGATCCCCAAGTCGATGGTGGTCGCGGACGAACTCCCGCGCACGGCCTCCGGCAAGCTCCTCAAGTCCCGGGTGCGCAAGCGCTTCGGCAACCAGTAGACAGCCACTGGGCGACCAGTAACTCCCGTTAGGAACAGGCTACTTATGACCACCACCATCACCGTCAACGGCCTCGACGAACTCAAGAAGCTCGCCGGCAGCGACCTCGGCACCAGCGAGTGGATCGAGGTCACCCAGGAACGCGTCAACACCTTCGCCGACGCGACGGGCGACCACCAGTGGATCCACGTCGACCCGGAGAAGGCCGCGGCGGGCCCCTTCGGCGCGCCCATCGCACACGGCTATCTGACGCTCTCCCTCTTCATCCCGCTCTTCACCGAGCTGCTGGACGTCGAGGGCGTGTCCACGAAGGTCAACTACGGCCTGAACAAGGTGCGTTTCCCCGCACCGGTCAAGGTGGGGTCGCGGATCCGGCTCGTCGCCAAGCTCGCCTCGGTAGAGGACGTACCGGGCGGGGTGCAGGTCGCCGTCGACGGGACGATAGAGATCGACGGCGGGCCGAAGCCCGCCGCCGTCCTGCAGAGCCTCTCGCGGTTCTACGCCTGAGCGACCCTCAGGGCTTCTGCTGACTGTCTACAGTCGCCCGTGTACTGCCGCCCGCCTACCGCTGTCTGTCTACTGCTGCTTGTACGAGTAGACGCTGGTCGACACCACACACAC from Streptomyces sp. NBC_01478 includes the following:
- a CDS encoding amidohydrolase family protein, whose protein sequence is MDLSDLVAIDVHTHAEVSSKGHSSLDDDLHDASSAYFKVEGKRKPTLEETAAYYRERKMAAVIFTVDAESATGTEPVPNEEVAEAAGANADVLIPFASIDPFRGRAGVKQARRLVEEYGVKGFKFHPNIQGFFPNDRAVAYDLYEVIEETGTIALFHTGQTGIGAGVPGGGGIRLKYSNPLHVDDVAADFPHLKIILAHPSFPWQDEALAVATHKPGVHIDLSGWSPKYFPPQLVQYANTLLKDKVLFGSDYPVLTPDRWLADFEKLPIKDEVKPKILKENAARLLGLT
- a CDS encoding acyl-CoA synthetase — encoded protein: MSSTEVSSSSTAHTGSSMDYGTLHTRTTRLAHALRARGLRRGDRIAYLGPNHPSYLETLFAAGILGAVFVPLNTRLVGPEIAHQLTDSGARILVYGPTHAGLVAGLPGSTDVRVYIEVGPEYEELIDAAATEPIDEPVTADDTCIIMYTSGTTGRPKGAMLTHGNLAWNAINVLVDTDLIADERALVSAPLFHTAGLNMLTLPVLLKGGTCVLVEAFDPAATFDLIERHRITFMFGVPTMFDQLARHPRWPDADLSSLRILTCGGSPVPSPLIAAYQKRGLTFLQGYGMTEASPGTLFLDAEHAVSKAGSAGVPHFFSDVRVVRPDLTPADVGETGEVVVRGPHVMPGYWGLPEETAAVFADGWFRSGDAARTDEDGYVYIVDRMKDMIISGGENIYPAEIEDLLLAHPDIVECAVIGVPDDKWGEVPRAVVVPREGATPDPDEVLASLAGRLAKYKIPKSMVVADELPRTASGKLLKSRVRKRFGNQ
- a CDS encoding ferredoxin reductase family protein — protein: MTLSTEPLRGHRRPPPARPRRKGFTAADPMGALAILSVVAVVALWVMNQGGPIGLTTSDRATGSLGLLAGLLASDLMILQVLLLARIPWVERSWGHDLLTRRHRLLGFASFWLMTAHVALFAVERTVREPTATPAALVRLFLTDPWMLCATAGTLALIMVVVTSVRAARRRLRYESWHLLHLYSYAGIAATFPHTFTDGADFHETWTRVYWWCLYGIAFAATLAYRVALPAWRSLHHRLRVESVVTEAPGTVSITLTGHRLDRMRTASGQFFVWRFLDGPGWSRGNPYTLSAAPTPDRLRITIKSAGDGSERAARLTPGTRALIEGPYGTLTARRRTQPGLLLMAAGIGITPMRALLEDAPYAPGEATLVYRYGADEHAVFADELRAIAADRGVELILLPGPRRADTSWQAAGPVHLDDDVQVLEQLVPDIAHRDVYVCGPPTWITAVREAARGAGAHRDSIHTEEFAW
- a CDS encoding MarR family winged helix-turn-helix transcriptional regulator; this encodes MRGLHADTGYLMYRLGLRSGQLFNTFLQESGLRLRHYALLRFLATSEGALQRELSTSLGYDPSAIVGLVDDLEKVGFAERRPSPDDRRSRIVVLTADGRGFLRDTDEAGLRVTNELLGPLDATERETLHALLQRVAEDGLT
- a CDS encoding MaoC family dehydratase; the protein is MTTTITVNGLDELKKLAGSDLGTSEWIEVTQERVNTFADATGDHQWIHVDPEKAAAGPFGAPIAHGYLTLSLFIPLFTELLDVEGVSTKVNYGLNKVRFPAPVKVGSRIRLVAKLASVEDVPGGVQVAVDGTIEIDGGPKPAAVLQSLSRFYA
- a CDS encoding SDR family NAD(P)-dependent oxidoreductase — encoded protein: MPSIDLTGKVAVVTGSGRGLGLAYAHALAAHGASVVVNDIDDAVAEQAVKAITEAGGTAVAEVVPVGTTEAAERLVNRAVEEFGRLDILVTNAGILRDKVLWKMTDEDFDAVITTHLRGTFTCARAAAVRMREQGEGGSLILVGSPAGQRGNFGQTNYSAAKAGIAAFARTWSMELGRAGITVNAIVPVAATAMTETIPAFAPYIEAMRSGDPLPDFLRKGEGFGTPEDCAALVPFLASGAARSITGQAIGIGGDKVALWSHPQEISAAYADGGWTPDTLADAFPTSVGAELQSVGIPAPKLPEA
- a CDS encoding IclR family transcriptional regulator, producing MTNTGSVTSTGSVTTTRSASTTRSATTDRSTTTDRSTTTARPAPATRSAPDRLLAVLAAFDHAHTALSLSDISRRAGLTLTTAHRLAGALTEWGALERDASGVYHVGLRLWEIAALAPRGLALRQLALPYLEDLYESTHENVQLAVRDGTEVVYTEWISGRSAVGVHIRVGARWPLHATGVGLTLLAHGAPDFQEAYCAGPLASFTPYTITDPVRLRRVLAEVRRTGVAVSSRQITDDALSVAAPVRGPGGAVVAAVSVVVPQVDAQIPALVPAVRLAARGISRALGWLPDR